TCGGTACTAGAGTTGTTTCACACAAGGGCTGGTGTGACTATAGTGTCATGAACGCAAATGTGAGTAATTCTCCAGCAGAAATAATATACAAGCTGCCTGATATGAAGGATTTTTCGAATTCTTTGGGTATTGGAGCAGTGGGATTGCCAGGAGCCACGGCGTATTTTGGACTTCTTGAAATATGTCAACCGAAAGCCGGTGAGACTGTTGTAGTTACTGGTGCTGCCGGAGCAGTTGGATCACTGGTCGGCCAAATTGCAAAGATAAAAGGTTGTCGAGTGATTGGATTCGCAGGTTCAGATGACAAAGTTAACTGGTTGGAAAAAGACCTAGGATTCGATAAAGCGTTCAATTACAAAACTGTGGATGTTCAAAAGGTTCTCAAGAAAGCGGCGCCGAAAGGAGTCGATTGCTACTTCGACAATGTTGGAGGTGAAATAAGCAGCATTATTATAGGTCAAATGAATGACTTCGGAAGAGTGGCTGTATGCGGAAGTATAAGTTCTTACAATGATGACTTCGCTAAACTACCGAAAGCTACTATATTACAAATACCTTTAGTcatgaagcaattaaaaatagaaGGTTTCTTAGCACCACGATGGAGAGACCGCTGGTCTGAAGCTTTTTCGGATCTATACAAATGGATTAAGTCAGGAGATTTGAAAACGAGAGAGCACGTTACTGAAGGCTTTGATAAACTTTACGATGCATTTATAGGAATGTTGAATGGTGAAAACATCGGTAAAGCTCTagtcaaaatttaaacattttttatacgGTGACTTTTTCATCGTCTTACATCAGCGACCTATCCAATGTAAATTATATCAggacaatattaaaaaatttaaatatattattaaaacagtttATCGAATGATGTTCCTATTGGAATATTGGCAGAGATATGCATAGCGGCCGTGGCGCCTTGCTTGCACTCAATGACACACAAAtggcttttatttaaattatttgtttattttttagtaaagtAGTCACTGTTCAAATTAACTATATCGCCTTTGTAAGATAGTAAATTTACAGGATATACGtacatgttatttataattaaaatatcacataaaatatcataacttGACCATAAATTATCTGCAGGAAATCATATAGTGCAGTATCATAGAGAcaggaaataaatgaaattttcgGACGAGTAGATAGCTAAGTCAAAATATGCCAATCCGTATGGCTTTGGTTGCTTCTTGTggttaggttatttatttatttttatttaatctttatatttaatcaCTATCAAGTATACGACGTTgatattaactatttatataattattgttttctaCTAGCTTTGCCACCACGATGATTTTATTAACCAAAGGATTGATAAAAGGTTAAAGAACCTTCCTCAGTCAAATTCCATATTAAATAAgtgataaaacaatattttatgaaattcatACCGCACTATTGCAAGGTTATGTcaactttttattattgttgtatatGACCATCTGATAGACGTCAggaatttcattttaattcgtTCTTTCTATGGCCGCATTATAGGTAAAATCCCAACTAGCAAATAGAGAGTTACTGTATTCAGCTCTCGTACCTGTCTTATATTCTTATTGCTAGGTAAGATTTAACGTAAAAGGAAGAAAGTAAGAGTTTATTCGTATATTTAATCTATACCTTGCTATCATACATCGTCATGCTTTGTCAGTATAAGATCGTAGAAAAGATTacgtgttattatttttatgtaagccTACCAATATTAATTTTCCTTGActattttggtattttattttttcctttttttaccgGATCTAACTTACTTTATACCATGGGTGAACTAtcttttatgtacctactgtaaaaaaaaaaaaaatgacaaagaGACCAGTTCTTTCTGTCTGCTACATGACATGACAGTCAGCTGCATTTTATTTAATGGGTAAGAACTCAGATGTCTTTCTTttcgatttaatttaaaaaaaaaattgacgctAACGGCTTTTATTATTCTTtgataattaaaagtattatatccATACTTAAAACGAATTTATTCATAGCaaagagaatatttttattgaagcaGCTCGAACAAATCCAgtctttttttacaaatacgtttGATCTAATCAATAGATATGATGCCAGTGATGATTTCGATATATCAGATTAAACACTTGTCTAATGATAACATTTCACAATTatataacaatgtttttttagatCATACCCAGTTGTGTTACAccggttaacgaagaacatggTCAAGGCTAGGAAATACGTGGTCAAGCGGCACTTTGAAGGTGTACCAAAGCGCGATGATTTTGAAATCGTTGAGTACGAATTACCACCTATTCAGAATGGCGAAATTTTAGTTAAGGCAGAGTGGGTTAGCGTCGACCCTTATTTGAGAGCGTATAACAAACGGTTTCCAGTGCCTTATGACCAGTTTTCTTATCAAGTTGGATTAGTGGAAGACTCCAAAGACCCTCGATTTCCCGTAGGCACTAGAGTGGTGTCGCACAAAGGCTGGTGTGATTATAGTGTCATGAATGCAAATGTGAGTAATTCTCCAGCAGATATAATATACAAGTTGCCTGATTTGAAGGGCCTATCGAATTCTTTGGGTATTGGAGCAGTGGGAATGCCAGGAGCCACGGCGTATTTTGGACTTCTTGAAATATGTCAACCGAAAGCCGGTGAGACTGTTGTAGTTACTGGTGCTGCCGGAGCAGTTGGATCACTGGTTGGCCAAATTGCAAAGATAAAAGGTTGTCGAGTGATTGGATTCGCAGGTTCAGAAGACAAAGTTAACTGGTTAGAAAAAGACCTAGGATTCGATAAAGCATTCAATTACAAAACTGTGGATGTTCAGAAGGTTCTCAAGGAAGCGGCGCCGAAAGGTATTGACTGCTACTTCGACAATGTTGGAGGTGAAATAAGCAGCATTATTATAAGTCAAATGAATGACTTCGGAAGAGTGGCTGTATGCGGGAGTATAAGTTCTTACAATGATGACTTCACTAAACTACCGAAAGCTACTATATTACAAATAGCTTTAGTtatgaaacaattaaaaatacaaggtttcttagcACCACGATGGAGGGACCGCTGGTCTGAAGCATTTTCGGATCTATCTAAATGGATTAAGTCGGGTGATTTAAAAACGAGGGAGCACGTTACTGAAGGTTTCGATAAACTTTACGATGCATTTATAGGAATGTTGAATGGTGAAAACATCGGTAAAGCTGTAgtcaaaatttaaacaatttttaactcGTCTTCCATCAGAAACTTATGGAATGTTAAGTATAGCGAAGCgaaaatattaagttaaattcaaaatatgtcAAGTTTACTAATTtagtgttaaaaaattaaatatgttttgacAGTTTATCAAATTATGTACGTATtcgaattaatttaatattggcACAGTTATGCTGCCTCGGTAGTATTCGCTACAGGGTATTTCTTAAGCAACCGAATttgtaattaagttattttatattacataataaaGTGCCCTTTGATTGTATTTCGTCAAACTACCTGTATAGGCGATGTAAGACAAAAAAGTCCCCATACGTAAAATATTGATCATAATAACACTCTTGTTAATGTATTGTATTAAGttgacattaaattaaatgaatttaagaaaatggctatctttttactataaaatcaAGAGTATTCAAGAAGATAGCGTACACTATTCAAAACCTTTTGTTACcttacctatatttttaaaacctggAATTTTtacctaaaattatattttttcttaatcgtagttaagtatttttttttttttatctacataaattcataaaaatgatATGGCATCACAATAATTACTATTGTATTTCGGAACTTTGCACTTTACCTTGATATTCTTATCATCATTCTTAGAAAGGTGGCATAACATAAAAGGTTATcatttgaatcacttcaatgtacctataagataatttgaatacttaaaatacttttttctattctatctGTATACAGATGAAGATTTTGTATGTTTGGTTAAATGTACTTGTCTCAGGAAGTTATCCTTATTATAGCTAGGTTATTGAGGAACTaagaccgacaaagacgtgccgctaagtgatttagtgttccggtgcgatgtcgcgtagaaaccgattaggggtatgaccatactccctaacaggttagcccgctaccatcttagactgtatcatcacttaccatgtgaaattgcagtcaagggctaaattgtagtggaaacTAAACTCTTCGATTAACTTCGGTTAAACTGCGGCACGGCGAGTAGAAAATAATagcccatatttttttttacgtcgaAAATCAGATTTATAAAGTTCGCAACAAAATAAAACCACCTATCTCAtgggttttaaataatttatataacgtattCGATACCACTCCACGTTTTATCggcttattttgataaaaaggcAGAACATAAACTTAATCTTCAGTCGTTTTAGAATGtcggatattattttattccactacaagttagccgttgaccgCAATCTCATCGGGTAGTAGATGAAGTCGCAGTcaaagatggaagcgggcttctagtcggtttctacgcagcatcttACTGGAACCCTGATTCGCTTCTTGGCACATATTTTCCTGTAGGTTGGTCTGATCCACTGCTGAAGCTTCCCGACCAGACTAGAATctaaaaattcataaatcataaattcccaaattgcgcctGCCAGGGCTTTATCCAGGGTTCTACAACTTTTAAGACAATTTGCAAGAAGATAGAGGTTCCTAAATCAAGAGTTTTTTAGTACGGATTTCCCAATTCCACGGTATGAAGCCGCTTGAGATAAGTAACCCCTAGGACACTTAGGGTTGTCAGTTCACCTTGCGGGAGCTGTACCTTGCCGCCGCTTCAGTACTTTGTGCATCCAAAACCCCGAGGTGTTCCGACTCATCGTCTCGTGGCTGGGTACGAAAACGCTTTCGATCTAACCCAACACACCCTATAGATAGACAACTACATAAATTCGTgctaaaaacacttataaaagtCTTGCCATTAATGGCTAATGGCATAAACTGTCTACAGTAGAAACATCAGAACGCGAATAAGAAGGAAGTGCGTATTGACCCTATAATTAACGCCGACGATTGCGAGGGCCGAGATACTTTCGCGTATAAAAAGCGGTTCACCTGCTATGCATCTACATCTTCACCGGATTCGTGTTTGCAGTTTCCATTATCGCTATATGAGcgacaaaaaaaactttgttcgTGAGAACGAAATGTTTATAAAGGATGTTTAATGTTTACTTTCACtacctccctagcgcagcgtGGAGCGCTATATATTTAAGTAGGAtgtcccgagttcgatccttGGAAGTTtcaatttcggaatttatagtttctgaattttcttagGTCTGGTCTTGAGGTATGATAAAGGCataccgctaagcgatatagcgttcaAGTACGATGTCAATTAGAAACCGATGAAACCGATAATGggtatggtttaatataactgacacaCCCCCTAACAAGTAAGcccgttaacatcttagactgcattatgaCTAACcattaggtgtgattgcagttaaaggctaacttgtagaagaataaaaaaaaaaaatatgagaaaaCAGTTTAGATTGGTTGAAATGAGAAAAAAAGCGATATGGGATGTACCGTGTTTTTATTTAGCAATACCTCCCTTAACAGACGGGCTTTTTACGCAAATATAATTGCTTTAGAAATGGCTACCACgtagcttatattataaactggCATGTATAAAACGAAAGCTATACAACTTTTGATAAGGTATACCTTTACAACTTTTAAGGCTCCCGAAAACTAACAGAACCCTATAACCAAGCATTAGCTTTTCCTCTATCAGCAGGCTGAatctcatgaaccgtaataggtagagttaaaatttaatttattgctgCTAATTAGTAGCAAATTAAACGGGATGTTGTTATGATATGCTTTGCTCGGAATATTGCGgcgaaaaaaataagtttatacgGTTATTTTCAATTTGATTAGCAGACacaacattagaggtaaataaaacttcagcttttctcaatattttaataaatgaaacttATAGATAATATCGTACGTAAGCAATGGACCCAAACTGCGTCcaataaagaaacaaagaatGAAGACCCACCTACCTATTATGCATAATAAATGTTACAATTTACAAAAGCCTTCATTACAAACACATTTGTTAGATCTTGGATGTCAGCGATATTATACTCTACTCGTACGAAACACAATAATTTGCTATAAGAAAACCACTTAAGAAAATACGttctattttagtttttgtttaatgAAACGTGAACATTAAGaggtgttgtttttgttttgtgtttaagATAGAGGCTGCCTTGCTACTTATAATACGCCTATTTCAACAAATAACCTTTATCCTACCATATTATGGAATAGTTACACTTAATCAAAGCTCCGTGAAATATCTGTTCGTTAAATTTCATTACGGAATTACAGATTCGATAAGCCCATGtcgtaaaagtatattttagtgGCGTAAGAAAATTTCGATGTTTACAACATTCCATATTTGCctattatagttaaaataataaagctatCAAAATTCTATTAACCGGGATGTTAACCTTATTTCAAAGCAGATGCCTAAAGGCTGATGGGCTAATGCTAAAGGCTATATACATTTACTTGCAAGTAGGTACGCTTAAAACACCTTTGGTAAAATTgtgttttcattaaaaataccaaTGAGTCAGTGATGATTCCTCATTACTCAAAACTTATTTAGAGATTCTGGTCACTGGATATTATGTTGAGTAAAGTAAAAACAGTGCATTTATTATAGCACATAAGCTGCAAATTGGCTTTAGATGACTTAATATTAAGGCTTCTATTTCCGGCCTAATTgttctttaattaaattatattaatcctCTTAAACAATTTGTTGATTTTAAATTCGACTAAGAATTCAGGTAACCTACACATTTGTTGTTAATTATACCTTAGTCTTCTTCAACATCATTTGATAGCATGGCTCTTTAATAAATCATAAGCTATACCTATATTCCTCGGCTTGCTTTGGCAATGAGCTCAGCTTAAAGATTAAcaccattaaaataaaaactgaaggCCTATTTTGTCCGAATTTGATCATATGCAAAACATTGCGCCTTATCATCGTCATCCACGCCACTGCTGGTATCAACTGAGACGGATTTCTACAATCGATGAATAGCTTTTGTCACAAGGGCCCTCCACCGACTAATCTCTGTCTGTGCCATTCCCAAAAAAGTTGTGATCTAAAGCGACAATGCTTTAGATCATAACTTTTTCAACTTGCTTGTTGTTGGTAACTCTGAGTCTTCTGCGGATctcctaatttatttttaccacttcaaaaaaaaaaatttaaaagattaaatgaaaaatgctttattggtcataaaataaaaaacacagaaacaAAAAGacttaaacatatatttatacaaaattcgTATTTACTACACTATACTATATTTACTATtacagataaaaagtgtaccgGTTTTCCGAACTATATAGTTGAGACTGTGTCTCGGAAAACAGGGCTAACCCACTCGACGACatagcttaaataaaattaagatcaCGGGCATGCACCAAGTACACGTgattgtgtatttgtgtgtacgtatatgtgtatgtgtgcgtgtgtgtgtgtgtgtgtgtatactATTATAAATTAGTAAACAGGTTTTTCATTTCACCCAATATGTCCCATCATGACCTTCTTTCATATTGTGAGAGAGGGTtcttagagcatagacccaccaaacTGCTCCAATGAGGGATTGtttgctttattatattattaactcaTATTAGTGATTATACCTAGGACCAATCGCTTGTTCAGAGGCTAGGGGTCGGACAGCGACAATTCcgaaactccgggctggtactgagaatttcttataCTGGATTAATATCCAGTACCTAATCCAGAAATTATTTGCCATTATTGATCTGATTTAGAAACCCAACCCGACACTTCATAATCCATGTTAAACAGTATGCCCATCACATCTGTtacagcatcatcatcatcaccttaaCCCATTGACGTCcgctgctgaacataggtctttcgAGAGTTCAAAATCCATGGTTCTGGGCCGTTTGTTTGTCcatcggctcccagcgacttcaAGCTTCTCCGTCCACTTTGTTGGGGGTCGAACACAGCTGCGTACAGGGTTGCCAGTGCAGCATCTTTGGACCCCAGCGTACATCGACACTCGCCTAACGAGGCAGCTATATGAACATATTCGAATCGTATAGGTCAACTTAACACTTAACACACATTATCCAAATAaatgatatcacttgagagatCGGACACTCTTTGAAGTAACGGCAGCTGAGGGAAGCTTTCTCTCGTTTCGGTAACCTAGTTGATCTCCTTTCGTACCTTGCTATCATTCGTCACACCCATTGCACAAATAACACACATTGTGTGGAGGCATTAATTCGCACATATAACACTTTCTTGTTGTTTTTGGAAACTGTGAAATCTATATCCGGTAGACGTTGAAACTAACGAGTATCGAGTATCGACACAATAACATCCTtctttgtaaaataacaattactgagtttcttgccggcttcttcttttCAATAGAATTTCCTTTACAAcccagtggtagagtcaatacaaacagatgGACTTGACGTTTTTAAAagagcttataaactaggcttaatttaaataaatgaattttgaaatatttgttttgaaaAAAGGTTACTTTAAACTGAGTTGGAAACAAACATTTATACCTACTGTGGATTCCATAACATTTTGGCACTAgaaccattttatttaaaatgggaACTGTTGACtatgtttacaatattttttttattgttttaagccACTACAAGCTAGCTGCAATTTCGCCTAGGGGTAAGTGACGACAGTCACTGAcctacagtctaagatggtagatgGTCTTAGTCAGTAGGATAGTAACTAGCCATTGCCAAAGCTTACCACCAGCTcagactaataatataatatttgtttgattcaggaaaaatatacatgataaaaaaatacaaacaatattaagtattttaaaagatccaaaaaaattaagaatgaaTACAATTCAATAAACAAATGAATACAATTTAAGCATACCATAGCTGGCATGGCATTGGGCATGAAATGGGGATATAGAGCATTTGCTAGAATTATGCGCTAGGTTGGATAGAAAACTAATGGATCTTCGAGGAGTATTCACGATGAGAGGACTATTATGCTTCCCTACCCTAAAAGCTACGATAAGGCTCGTTGAGTGGGCATGAAATGGGGCGAGGACAAAAGGTCGAAATGCATGCCCTAAGCCGGAGCCTAGTTTAAGAggcttatgcccgttttcaccgACGGACTAGACAATTCCTAAGGAAGTAGAGCTTGAAGAAGATTCAAAAAAGATTAAGAGGAATACATTTACCGCTCACCATTCGATtttctaaggtgtgtggagtccactaatccgcactgggtcagcgtagtggactaaggCCTCCACCTCTTCTCATATTAGGAgaatacccgtgccctgtagtgggctgctaataggttatgatgataatgatgatgatgaatcgatTTTCACCAAGGAACTCATGCAACTTAAcatgtctatggttcttgccataTTTTGtcattgaataataatattttaaatattcgtAAGGATTAAagaccaaaataaaaaatgaatttatattttttcaagtatCTGTTTACGAGTACCCTATAATAAACTTTGCCATCCGGCGAATCgctgtcgtaactttagacggcgcgTAACGTCGTCGTAAGACATCAGATAAGAGATactgaaacgttttttttgtcTAGGAATCATCTAAATCACTAGGCACCCGATTATGGTAAttcgtttgtttattaaaaacggGCATAAACCACAACAGAATTTtagataagaatataatacTCCGACTAGCAACGGGCATTAAAAAAGACAGGCAATAAGACCTTAATTACTGTGAATgtacataaaaacataatattatattgaacaCAAATCATTTATATTGAGCAAGCATTCATTTTGGAACGTCTAGTTTGCATTTAGTACTGACTCTACCTATAAttcaaaaagtaattaaattctTTAGAAAAGCTAAGCTCAACAAGAACATCAAAATTGAACCAGCAGTGAAGATATTTTTTCCATCTTTCCCGTTTCTCTTATTAGAATCGGTATTTCTTTTAACTCCTCTTTACACGTTTACGTATTCAGACAGGTTTACGTATTCGCCAAGGCACGGGGGTTAAACAACGCTTATTTTCTAAATCCAGGTACTGAGAGTGTCttaacagaaaaattaaaaacttaaagtatACCCAGACCTGGGTATATTACAAatagttacgagtatatatatatatatataacttgtatatGCTACCCACTTACCAATGACGCAATAATTCACGTTAAATATCAACTCACCTATAGTTTGCAAAAAATGGTAGTAGGTACTCAATGATGATAATAGTGAAACGATTATAATCACATTGTTTCATATCGTAGTTTTATCTATTTCCGATTAGGCTGTTTGAAAGGTTAGATAGCCGAGCGCGAACGAAGTTCATTCCCCGATGATATTGCCCTATTCGTTACCCACAGTCATCGGCCTTCGCACCCGTTGCGCTCTTTGCACCTTTTGTTTCAGACGACCCAACAGGACGTATTATGACGCCCGTTGCGACGTGTTGACTGTTGTTAGTCTACGGCACAGACTGATTATAGCAGTATCATCGCTACTAAACCTATTACGGACCCACCATAGGAATCTGCTAAACACATCACCTCAAAAGAAATACAGTACAGGATTAATTCTTCATAGAGGATctactgtttttttaaagagaTATTTAACTCCTGTATTCTTCCATTTATGACTTATGGTTGCCAAACATGGTTTTTACCAAAGAAATCCTTAAAAACTAGAAACATGCCAACATAATATCGAAAGAAGCATTATAGGAGTAAAAAGacaggataaaataaaactaaagctaagactTGTCGCGATGCTCAGCGTAACTTTATACATACTTCTTTGGATAGCAAGGATTCAGCCAAGATATGGAAATTTCTTGACGCTATGGGCATTGGGCGACAGCGTAAATTATCCGTATCTGGTTTCAATATTGATACTGATGCCCTTAACAAACATTTATCCACAGTAACAATATTAGATGACGTAACCAGAGCTCGGACCCtgaataaaatttctttgcaGCCTAAACCTAACCATGCAGTATTCAATTTTGACGCTGTCACTGCTGATGATGTCAAAAAGCATATTATGGCTATCCAATCTGATGCCATTGGTAGTGATGGTGTTAGTCGCAAAATGATTATGCTAGCTCTTGCTTATGTATTACCTGTACTTTGCCATATCTTTAATAG
The genomic region above belongs to Pararge aegeria chromosome 11, ilParAegt1.1, whole genome shotgun sequence and contains:
- the LOC120627235 gene encoding prostaglandin reductase 1-like → MVKARKYVVKRYFEGVPKRDDFEIIEYELPPIQNGEILVKAEWVSVDPYLRAYNNFRFPVPYDQFSYQVGLVEDSKDPRFPVGTRVVSHKGWCDYSVMNANVSNSPAEIIYKLPDMKDFSNSLGIGAVGLPGATAYFGLLEICQPKAGETVVVTGAAGAVGSLVGQIAKIKGCRVIGFAGSDDKVNWLEKDLGFDKAFNYKTVDVQKVLKKAAPKGVDCYFDNVGGEISSIIIGQMNDFGRVAVCGSISSYNDDFAKLPKATILQIPLVMKQLKIEGFLAPRWRDRWSEAFSDLYKWIKSGDLKTREHVTEGFDKLYDAFIGMLNGENIGKALVKI
- the LOC120627236 gene encoding prostaglandin reductase 1-like, producing MVKARKYVVKRHFEGVPKRDDFEIVEYELPPIQNGEILVKAEWVSVDPYLRAYNKRFPVPYDQFSYQVGLVEDSKDPRFPVGTRVVSHKGWCDYSVMNANVSNSPADIIYKLPDLKGLSNSLGIGAVGMPGATAYFGLLEICQPKAGETVVVTGAAGAVGSLVGQIAKIKGCRVIGFAGSEDKVNWLEKDLGFDKAFNYKTVDVQKVLKEAAPKGIDCYFDNVGGEISSIIISQMNDFGRVAVCGSISSYNDDFTKLPKATILQIALVMKQLKIQGFLAPRWRDRWSEAFSDLSKWIKSGDLKTREHVTEGFDKLYDAFIGMLNGENIGKAVVKI